Proteins co-encoded in one Arachis hypogaea cultivar Tifrunner chromosome 13, arahy.Tifrunner.gnm2.J5K5, whole genome shotgun sequence genomic window:
- the LOC112792670 gene encoding PLASMODESMATA CALLOSE-BINDING PROTEIN 2, giving the protein MAAPWVPPSSKLHITSFLMMLLMVTTMMNNNVSGQATWCVARSDASNQALQTALDYACGSGADCFPLQANGLCFLPNTIQAHASYAFNSYYQRRGRAPGSCDFAGTATIAQSDPSYGSCVYPSSGSTAGGGNTPSTTPAFNNPNVPSPTTTPIYGGGNTGGLTPGMNTPFPDNSRAASEATATWFLGLFSSLLILAICI; this is encoded by the exons ATGGCAGCACCATGGGTTCCACCATCGTCAAAGCTTCACATTACTTCCTTCCTGATGATGCTGTTAATGGTGACCACCATGATGAACAACAATGTGAGTGGCCAAGCAACATGGTGTGTAGCCAGAAGTGATGCATCCAACCAGGCCCTGCAAACTGCACTGGACTATGCATGTGGTTCCGGTGCAGATTGCTTTCCTCTTCAAGCCAATGGCCTTTGCTTCCTTCCTAACACTATCCAAGCCCATGCTTCTTACGCCTTCAACAGTTATTACCAGCGAAGGGGAAGAGCTCCTGGTTCCTGTGATTTTGCTGGAACTGCCACCATTGCTCAAAGCGATCCCA GCTATGGATCTTGCGTGTACCCATCTTCTGGAAG CACTGCTGGAGGGGGAAATACACCAAGCACAACACCTGCATTCAACAACCCGAACGTGCCGTCTCCTACAACAACACCAATATACGGCGGGGGCAACACCGGTGGGCTAACGCCGGGAATGAACACGCCGTTCCCCGACAATTCTAGGGCAGCATCAGAGGCAACAGCCACATGGTTTCTAGGGTTGTTTTCCTCCCTTCTCATTctagccatatgcatatga
- the LOC112771788 gene encoding PLASMODESMATA CALLOSE-BINDING PROTEIN 2, with translation MGTPKVICMVLLAVVAASNIAEATWCVVRSGASAGALQAGLNWACSHGADCGPIKPGGSCFNPNTIQNHASYAYDSYYQRNGKAPSACNFGGTATIAVSDPSFGGCRYPPIESVGRAEDATTTKSFTEDSTN, from the exons atgGGAACACCAAAAGTGATTTGTATGGTATTGTTAGCCGTTGTTGCAGCCAGCAACATAGCGGAGGCAACATGGTGTGTGGTGAGAAGTGGGGCCAGTGCTGGAGCACTGCAAGCAGGTTTGAACTGGGCATGTAGCCATGGAGCAGATTGTGGTCCTATTAAGCCTGGTGGCTCTTGCTTCAATCCAAACACCATTCAAAATCATGCCTCCTATGCCTATGACAGCTACTATCAGCGCAATGGCAAAGCCCCTAGCGCTTGTAATTTTGGCGGCACGGCCACCATTGCCGTATCCGATCCCA GTTTTGGAGGCTGCAGATACCCACCAATTGAAAG TGTTGGAAGAGCAGAAGATGCAACAACGACGAAGTCTTTTACCGAAGACTCTACAAATTAG